From the genome of Rhizobium sp. NXC24, one region includes:
- a CDS encoding L-iditol 2-dehydrogenase: MTLVQTSRLSGKVALVTGGASGIGKAVCERFVAEGAKVVVADLDGERCADVAKAIGPNSWGVALDVTSQESIDAAVDFSIETAGKIDILVNAAGIYDVQSILEISRERTARVFQVNIDGVIFMTQAVARHMVERGEGGRIINFSSQAGRRGEGPAVAYCASKAAVISITQSCALELIRYGINVNAIAPGVVDTPMWDVVDAKLGSREGLQPGEVKRRVAAAVPAGRFGAAEEQAAMAAFLAGPDAAYIVAQCYNVDGGNVMN, encoded by the coding sequence ATGACCTTGGTGCAGACATCTCGACTGTCCGGAAAGGTGGCATTGGTCACGGGAGGCGCGAGCGGTATCGGCAAGGCCGTTTGCGAACGCTTTGTAGCGGAAGGCGCGAAGGTCGTCGTGGCCGATTTGGACGGTGAGCGATGCGCAGACGTCGCGAAGGCGATCGGTCCTAATAGCTGGGGCGTGGCGCTCGACGTGACCAGCCAGGAGAGCATCGACGCCGCGGTGGACTTTTCGATAGAGACTGCCGGCAAGATAGACATACTGGTGAACGCCGCAGGCATCTACGATGTCCAATCCATCCTGGAGATATCGCGCGAGCGCACCGCCAGGGTTTTCCAGGTCAATATCGACGGTGTGATTTTCATGACGCAGGCGGTTGCCCGGCATATGGTGGAGAGAGGCGAAGGCGGGCGCATCATCAATTTCTCGTCTCAGGCCGGCCGCCGCGGTGAGGGACCGGCCGTCGCTTACTGCGCCTCCAAAGCGGCTGTCATCAGCATCACCCAAAGCTGCGCTCTGGAACTCATCCGGTACGGTATCAATGTGAACGCCATCGCTCCCGGCGTGGTCGATACGCCGATGTGGGACGTCGTCGATGCGAAACTTGGGAGCCGCGAAGGTTTGCAGCCCGGCGAGGTGAAGCGCCGTGTGGCCGCCGCCGTTCCCGCCGGACGATTTGGGGCGGCGGAAGAACAGGCGGCCATGGCTGCCTTTCTGGCCGGACCGGATGCGGCATACATC